CGCCTCGACAACTCCTAACAAACGCAGAAGATGCACGAACAGTGAGACCCATCTGCCCGCTCCAGCCGTACCAGCGTTCCGTGTGTCTTCCCGACACGTGGATCGGATCGAGAGAcctcgttttatttttgcttttctgttcATTTGATCAACTTATTACCAACCACCGAGATATCGAGGCCCGGCCCACGGAGAACACCTTGCAGGCAGACATCAACCGAATGCATACGTCGCAGTTTAGGAGGTAGGCTACGCGGGTAGTGTTGTATATCCTATACACAATGACGTAGTCGCGCACTAGATTTGTCCACGACACTCTCCGCGATTATCCGGTTAAACCGGATGTGTAACAACGTGCGGCAAACGTGTTCTTGCCTTGGATATGTTCGATGCAGGAGGGTACTTTTCCGCTGAAAACAGCATACGTACCTCTCACATGGACCCTTCGGGGGGGAAGATCTTTTGCTTCCCATGCTGTTTCTAACGCCGCATCCACAAATGAGGCCATAGGAACACGGCAGCGTACCAGGTGAAGTTGCATTGCATGAGTaatgttttcaaattcaaatagAACAATTCATGAATACGTACAATATGCAATATGGAAATGCAATCTGTTGTATTAATAAGAATGTGCAATTTGCTGGTTTTAAATGACGCGATAAATATTTGGTCAAATATCACATCACAATATGTgtattaacactagaactacctagcgtttttcaatcaatgtagctttataaacaatttcaacgAACTGGATTAGGTTGCACAACGTTTTTGAGTTTATACTAcagaaaaaatatgcaaaagtCATGCATCAGCTATGGTAGAATTATTTTATCccaaaaattaatgcaaagaaaatgaagcgtttcaGTCAAAATGACTGTTCCGGTAGTTctattgttaaaaaaggaactcATCAGAGAATTATCGTATGAATTTCTTCCATACTATCATTTTACTGTCTTAATATTGTTGAGAAAGTAATGCGCAAAGTTACCTGATAGTAAAAGTAACGcatcatataaaaaaatataaaaacgttAGTTATATCAGTTACAAGTGAAAATAgtatgaaaatgtttgaagcAAATCATCCAGCCAAGTACTTGGTACCGGAATATTTTCTAACCAAACAAGTAGCGGTCcgatatttatgttttgttttatttccatctttCCTTTCCACGCGCATGTTGAGACTCAAGTTGTGATTTTACCAACATCGACAAACCCTGCAACACTAGCTGCTAGCGCTTTTGCGGGTACCGAAGGGCGTTAAATATCGCTGTACGCGCATTCAGCTTccagcaaacagaaacaaaaaccaaaacactcCCTCCCCAATCAACCATCAAACGGAGATACGAAAACATTTCTGGATCAAACAAAACGCGCTCGTGCTGAATCGAAATTTCTACCGCTCAAACATGTCGTCCAGCTGCTGCGGCACAAAGAAACAGAAGCTTAACGGAAACTACTCCTCCGCCAACGGTTACTGTACGTCTACGGGCAATACGGGACGGACTGGCAACGGTGTCGCCGAGGGCACCCAAAACAATCACAGCTATTACGGCCGGGGCTCTGGGAGTAGCGGCAgccagcatcagcagcagcaacagcagtcatcctcatcgtcatcttcGTCATCCTCGTCATCGTCGGCGGCGGCCTACAATGGGTATCTGATGAACGGTCACGGTAACCATCTGCCGCAGCAACCTTCGATGATCGGTTCGATGCCGGAGATGTGCTTCTACTGCTTCGAGGTGCTGTACCGCGAGCTGCACAACCTAGAGGAACCACGCACACCGTGCTTTACCAATGATCCATAGTAAGCGAGCGTTTTATTTCAACCCCCCTATTGGCCATAAATGGGCATCGAAAGCAGGAAAAAGTTTCAACTCCTAATCCGCAACCCAATGCGGAGGTTtagagcttttgtttttaactcCACTACATGCAAGTCAGGACACCTCCGATTCTACGGCACCTTTCGTTCTCCATGCTGCAATCATCTGCCATCTgcttatcatttgttttgttactgttACAGCCCACTGTTTGTGACCTGGAAAATTGGCAAGGATAAGCGGCTGCGCGGTTGTATCGGTACCTTCAGCGCAATGCGTTTACATTCAGGTGAGTGTAACAGTGTTGCATGTGATCTCGAAGCTTTTGTCAATTCAcacggtggttttttttttgttgttgacagGTCTTCGCGAGTATGCAATAACAAGTGCTTTAAGAGACTCCCGTTTCTCGCCAATCACCCGTGATGAGATCCAAAGACTGACCGTCTCGGTGTCAATCCTGCAAGGCTTCGAGGAGGCACGCGGTTACCTGGACTGGACGCTCGGCATACATGGCATCCGGATTGAGTTCTACAACGAGCGTGGTTCCAAACGCACCGCGACTTACTTGCCGCAGGTTGCTACGGAACAAGGTAGGTTTTTTCGTGCTTTTTTTACTCCAGAGCAATATCTCAAGTATGGGAATATTGGAAGTAACGCCATTTTCTTCCTCTATCCGAACAAAAGGCTGGGACCAAACGCAGACGATCGATTCGCTGCTCCGGAAGGGTGGCTACCGGGCCCAGATCACGTCCGACATGCGCCGCTCGATCAAACTAACCCGCTACACCTCACAGGAGTGTCAAATGTCGTACAACGAGTATCGCGATCTGCTCGAGAAACAATCTCACTACCACGGCCAGCTCTGTAAGATGCAATGCTAACATCATCAACCGTACAGCGGCACCACTAGCTCACGGCGTTGCCATTCTTCATCATTACTATCTTACCAAAATAGGTTCGCGTTTCCGTCTACGTTGGGCATATCCCGCGTAACATTGGTTATATTATAACTCGGTCTTTTTTGTAGCTCTTTGTATAAATGATCAAATTATGCATgactttttgttgtatttcagTATTTGGTTAGGGCTACAAGTTGTATAGCGATGCTTTTAGTGCTTTTTATCAAAATGGGCGTGAGCGTACAAGTGTGAGATTCACTAATTGATTCTACTGATTCATTAGTGATCTTTCACATCATCTTAAAGCATTAAGGTTGCaaaaatttttaacaatttccatcatttgaaattgtacaaaattacacaaactgtcaaaattttaaaaccctAAACGCGGGACAGGATTAAAATCTTCCGGATATCAGATATCAAGATGTTCGACAACACATTGCCGTTCGGCATCACCACATTGGTTTCCGTGTTCCGGCACCACTACAACAAAGTGATGTGCTACGTTGCGAAGCGGAACGGTGCAGGGTGGTTCGAACTATCCTACAGCTGCATAATCCGTCCTTCGTGCAGACGGAGAACACGCGATCCAGTCATGTTTTGAACACCCGAAACCCCCGGGCTGGCTGTTACCAGTCTCGTGCATTACCGACTGTACTACCAGAACGACCCAACATTGTGCATCTATGCGATACTAAACTGATACTATCtatttgtttgtgattttccAATTACAAACATCGGTACAAAACTAAACCAATATCCTTACGCTTATCATTACGAGGCTGGGACTTGTTCAGCAACCCGGGTTTGCATCATTAGGGTGTTCTAATTTTAagatctattttttttttattcaagaagaacGGTCAAGCCGCATTGCTTGTATCTATTGGTAACTTAATCTATGGttcaattcacattcgtttgaagacatttccttcaccAAAgggtgaaaggtcaccttatcccggatCTACTCGGCCGTAGCTCTATATTTTGTATgcgattaatttgtttttaaattttacttctAATATTCCCCCTCCCTCTTGATTTGTGACTACTCAGAGGTGAAAACTCGAAAGAATTCTTAACACCCAGGCTAAATTGCTAAGCGAACCAACGGTTCGTCAATGCAGCAGTAGACGGGGGGGTTAATAACTATTGTTTGTCTATTCTAAGGTATGAGCATAGATTAAGGAATAATCGATCATAACGTTTACGCTAACTGATTACGCTAGTACCGTATACCGTTGCTTAGAAGGCGGCAACAAATAACTGCTACTGTTACGCTGGTTAATGTATCCCTTTTTCAATTCAGCAGGGCCCGATCGCAGACCACACAAGCAAAGCCGAACCCACGTAAAAACGAAATGTGTTCGTCGAGCTGCAAGTGCTAaaaacaagcaagcaaaacaaaaattcaaaatcccCAACCCCGCTCTAAAGCAACATTGATAATTGATAAGCAAATTAAGCATATAActataacaacaataacaacaaaacaatgcgaAAATCCAAACAGGTCGGAAAAgtgaaactaacaaaaaaaaaagaacaaaataataacacacaaaTGCAAAGAAATGTTGAACCGAGCGaaagacgaaacaaaaaaacatacaaaaaaaaagaaaagatgttATACTATTAGACAtacgtttatatttttttcctctaatAGGATGCGATAAACTTAAACAGAAGAAACGTTGTGAGAAAGTTAGATAGCGAGAGTGCGCGCGTGCGAAAGATAAAAaggagaagaacaaaaaaaaacaagcaggtGATAATGTGATTGCACTTCACTGCCACATTACTTTAAACTAAGGATGGGAGGCAATTTCGAACGCATCACAAGGAAGCCCGAGCACCGGATGACGCTTTGCGATGGATTTGGTTTGCCGACGCCCGACGATCCTGCCGAGTTTTGCGGGTGATAACAGATATTTATCGATGTTCCCTCGCGGATAAGGTACGTTATGTCGATGGCTCTGGTTTGCGCATGCCCAGAACAGCGCATCCGGTGCGCGCGTTTCTTGGATGAAACATGCCCGTACAGCGTCCCGCAAATTCGATTAATTCCAATACAGTGGAGAACGgtgttgttttaataaaaatagattctaaaacccaaaaaaaaaaaaaaccccggcgTGTTTCAAGTAGTTTGTGCTTTTCTAAGAGTAGCGCGAGAAGCATTTTCCTCTCGTCTTGGGACTGAGGGACGGTTCTTCCGTCGCATGGCAAGAAGTCGAACAAGAGCTCCCTGTTTATAAATAGAATATTCGTGTAAGCTGTCGGACGCACTGACGGTTTTGATCTGTGTTCGATAATTCTACCTCAGATTCATGAAACTGGACTTGTCTGACTCTTGATTCTCTAAAGGTTATGTTGCGTTCTCTGCTGGTTGAGATTGAGATGAGAACTCTGGTAATACAAGTATTTCTATAAATTTGAGATCTTTGGAAGTAATTCTGTCCACAATGTTTCGATGAAATTGGAGGCACGATTTCATGCTCTGTCTCTAACTGAAGCAACGTGTCGTCATTTATTATTCCCTGATATAGTAACAGAGCTGTATTACCAGCTGCAGAAGGTGGTGAGATATCACCTAACTTTCCACATTCGTTGAAATCTCTGAGAGGTGAGGCAGTATCCGTCATTCTTGAATCGGAAAGTTACATCACAGGTATTGCTCATCTTCGTAGAAGGGTTCGTATCTCATATGACCGTGTCCACAGGAGAGTCAACAGTGTAAAGAAAACTTCCAGCAATCCGTTTATTCCCttcgtttaattaaaaaaaaaagttatatagTTGCGCTACACACTGTAAAGAAGTGAGCGAGATGcagaatattttacttttcacccGACTCACCTTATCTATCGATACCTCTTCTCTTTATGGTAGTAATAGGTTTAATAATGGAAGGTCTCCGATAATGCCTGATGATAACAATGTGGATCAACTATACGCAAGTCAGGTATGGCACATGGTGGACGGAGTTTTAAACCCAAAACGACGGAGACATCAACGAATGAGAAGAGAGGTGACACAACGAATAAGAAGGGAGGATAAGAATAACATTTAAGAATTGATTATTTAGACACGGAAATAGAAAACGTTTCCAATTATCTGTGAAGCTCAACAAAAGCTTGTGAGCAAGGGCTAGGATCACTACAAGACGGATTGCTTTCATCCCTCAAACAACTCCATTACGATGAGTCAGCGAACGGAACTGGAGCTTATCAGAAGCCTTCGTGTACTCAACATCTCGCAATGTTTGGTCACAAGATACTGTTGCTAGAACTGTTGTAAGTTGATGATGTGATCCTCTCCCAACATGGTGTTCGCGGCGAAATGTCTAGAAAGTTACCGGCGGAGAACTTCCAACGGTCGGTGTTCCGATATGACTGACGCAACCCAGATCGCTCTGTACATCATGTGTAGCGTAGCAATCCGATCCTGCCATACTGCGAATAGAAATGGCCGCCCACCCTCGCTATCGCCAGGGACAACTACTGGAACgtccaggaaaaaaaaaacaagtcgcATCCCAATCGGAACGTTGTTTCCGAGTCAAAGGCAataacgcaacaacaaaaaaaaaaaccagatgaCAATAACATCAGGAACCAGTTACACCACAAGCGGAGAAGGTAAGGCACACgttgacaaaaaaatcacactgaaaacaaaacacaccagaTCGACAGATCGGCGTAAATCCTCCGGACCGTCGGTGCCAAAGTCGAAGCCGGACCGTGGCGTGGTGTGGAGGGCGGAGAGCGCCAattgcaaattgcaaattGCACAACAACGGCCAGGCAGTAAGCGTTATCCTTCCACCGTGCGTCCAAACGCGAAGGAATTGTGTGATGGCGGAAAATGCCGCTCGGTGTCTGTTTTGAGGTTAGAAAAATTTGCCGTCTGACGACGTAAGGAACGGACCGCGGGTACAGGTTATTATTCGCAGTTGGTAAAACTCGTTCCGCccgtgtgttgttgttgtgctggcTCACAGCACCTTCCCGATAACTTCTTCCACTGCCGCAccctcctccctcccccctttcGGCACATTccacctttctttttgttcttctgGTCTGGCGTTTACGTTGTTTTTACCCCCCTTTGCCGGATGATCCTCCT
This sequence is a window from Anopheles marshallii chromosome X, idAnoMarsDA_429_01, whole genome shotgun sequence. Protein-coding genes within it:
- the LOC128717940 gene encoding uncharacterized protein CG5902 codes for the protein MSSSCCGTKKQKLNGNYSSANGYCTSTGNTGRTGNGVAEGTQNNHSYYGRGSGSSGSQHQQQQQQSSSSSSSSSSSSSAAAYNGYLMNGHGNHLPQQPSMIGSMPEMCFYCFEVLYRELHNLEEPRTPCFTNDPYPLFVTWKIGKDKRLRGCIGTFSAMRLHSGLREYAITSALRDSRFSPITRDEIQRLTVSVSILQGFEEARGYLDWTLGIHGIRIEFYNERGSKRTATYLPQVATEQGWDQTQTIDSLLRKGGYRAQITSDMRRSIKLTRYTSQECQMSYNEYRDLLEKQSHYHGQLCKMQC